TACGAACGAAGACGATGAAATTGAAGAATCCTTTGATTTGATTGAGTTGTTCCTCGAAGAGAGCCTGCGGCCCGACCTCGAATTGATCGCCGAAAAATACGGCCCGGTCGTTGACCGGTCCGATTGGTTGGAAGGTTACTGTCCGATTTGCGGTAAGGAGCCAAAAATCGGCGAACTTAGGGAAGAGGAGGAACGGCGTTACCTTTTCTGCAATCAATGCGGCTACGAATGGGATTTTGTTCGGATTAAATGTCCATTCTGTGGTAATGAAGAGCAGCAGTCGCTGGCATTTTTTACTGTCGAGGGCGATGACCGCTACCGTGTCGATGTTTGTAACGAGTGCAAGCGTTATATCAAGATCATCGATTTCAGGGAGACGAAAGAGGAGGCCAATTTGGATGTGGAGGATATCGCCACCCTGCATTTGGACATGCTGGCCTATGAAGAAGGATATAATTAGCCGCTTGGGTCTGTCAGACGCCGCCGCGGTTCCGTTTCATGAAGGATGACCGAATAGAGCAGGCCATTGCCCTGCTGGAGAATGAGGCCAGGAAATGGGAGGTACCCATTGTCACGCAGTATGCCGATGACCGGAGGAGTCCCTTTGCCATTCTGATTTCGACGCTCTTGAGCCTCCGCACCAAAGACGAGGTAACGGAGGAAGCGTCGGAACGGCTGTTTCTGCTTGCGGATTCTCCGGAATCGATGGTTTTGCTTCCGGAGGAGGCCATCATAAAGGCCATCTATCCCGTTGGTTTTTACCGCAACAAGGCCAGGACGATTCTTGAGGTATGCCGTGATCTGATCGTGCGTTTCCAGTCCCGTGTTCCCGATACGATCGAGGAATTGCTCACCCTGAAAGGGGTCGGCCGGAAAACGGCAAATCTCGTGGTGACCCTGGGTTATGGAAAAGAAGGGATATGCGTGGACACGCATGTGCACCGTATTTCCAACCGGCTGGGTTATGTGGCGACCCGGACACCCGATGAAACGGAATTCGCCCTGAGAAAAAAACTGCCCCGGCCTTACTGGATCCGTTATAATACCCTGATGGTGGCTTTTGGCCGGACGGTTTGCCGTCCCGTCTCTCCATTCTGCAGCCGATGCGTGATTTACAATGATTGCGACCGGGTGGGGGTACAATACAGCAGATAGGGGCTCGATGCCGAACTTGATTGAAAGTGCCTCAGGCTTTCGTTAACTGCGACCACGAAAGAAAACGTAATGCAGATGCCGTCTGTCTGTTCATGAGAATATTCGATAGGATGGAAATTATATGAGAAAACCGTTTATCGCCGGAAACTGGAAAATGCACAAAACCATTGAGGAAGCCGTGACCTTTGCCCGTCGGCTGAAGGAACTGGCGCCGCGGTGTACCGACCGGGATGTTCTTGTCGCACCGCCCTTTACCGCTCTTTCCGCTATGTCGGAGACGCTTCGGGGAACAGGGGTTCACATCGCCGCCCAGAACATGCACGAAGCGCCCCGGGGGGCTTTTACGGGAGAGGTTTCGGCGGCGATGCTTGCCGAGGCCGGGTGTGATTACGTGATTATCGGCCATTCGGAGCGGCGGACGCTATTTGGGGAAGACGACACCCGGATCAACCGAAAAATCGTCGCCGCACTGGAAAATGGCCTGAAGGTGATCTTCTGCATCGGTGAAACGCTGGAGGAGCGGGAGGCTGGATTAACCACCAAGGTCGTGGAAAGACAGATCAAAGAAGGGTTGAAGGCGCTCCGGAACGATGATATAAGGCGCCTCGTGATCGCCTACGAGCCCGTCTGGGCCATCGGAACGGGTAAAACAGCGACACCCGCCCAGGCGGAGGAGGTTCACGCGTTCATACGAGGTTTGATGAGCCGGCTTTACAATGAAGACACAGCAAATTCCCTGCCGATTCTTTACGGAGGGAGTGTCAAACCGGATAACATGGCCGAGCTGATGGCGCAGCCCAATGTGGACGGCGGCCTGATTGGCGGGGCCAGCCTCGAATTCGATTCCTTCTCTCAGATGGTGATGTTCGATAGACTAGATTGAAAAAAAGGGGTGTTGAAACGATGAGGTCCTTGTTTGTTGTCCTGCATGTGGTAATTTGCTTTATCCTGATTATGGTGGTTCTGCTCCAGGCCGGGCGGGGCGCCAGCATGGGAGCCGCTTTCGGCGGCGCGAGCCAGACTCTTTTCGGTTCCACCGGCGCTGGAACCTTTCTTGGCAAAATGACGACGGTCGTCGCGGTTATTTTCATGCTGACGACCCTGTCTTTGTCCTATTTCACTTCCGAAAAATCTTCTTCGGTGGTGAAGGGTTACAAGGTTCCGCAGGCCACGGAACAGGCCCTGCCGAAACAGGGTCCGTCTCCTGTGCGGGGCGCTGCCCCCGTGGCGCCTGCCGCGTCTGATACCCAGGTGCCTCAGACTACGCCGGTCGAATAGGAACGCAGCGGGAAAGGTACGGCCGTCAACCTGATTTCGTGTTGACAAGGAACCGCTCAAAATGTAGAGTGCTTCCCGCATTATGAGGTGGTGAACTCGAAGAACCGAGCCCTGAGGACGGATCTTTCATAAGGATGCCGAAGTGGTGGAACTTGGTAGACACGCTATCTTGAGGGGGTAGTGGGCCACGCCCGTCCGGGTTCAAGTCCCGGCTTCGGCACCATTTTTACAAAAGTAATTTATAATGATTATGGGGGTTTAGAAATCGCTTCTAAATCCCCATCGTCTTTTGGGTCCACTTTCACAAAGTCACTACACCATCTGACTTACCGGCTATCGGGTTGAAGACCCTTTCCCTGAAAACGTTACCCTCATCCCCTTGATAATGCCGAATGTAGGCGTCGTACTTCTCGCGTATCGATCAGGTAAAGGACTTGCCATAAAAGAGGATTTCGCATAGGATGGGCGCCCTGCAATCGGAGCCGGACGGATGGAAAAACCTGCGAGATCGAAACTGTTTCTGCACCTGAAAAAATGGCTGGAAAAAGCTGTCATGGAGTACGGCATGATAGCGGAAGGGGATCGGGTCCTCGTCGGCGTTTCGGGCGGGAAGGACAGCATGGTGTTGCTGGACCTGCTCGCTACGCCCATGCTCTTCGTGCCTTCCTTTTCCCTGGCGGCGGTGCACATCGATATGGGCTTTGATCCGGCCTATGGATGCCATGATGCCCTGAAAACCCATTTCGAAGAGAGAGGCTGCGATTACACGATCGAGAAAAGCGACATCGGTCCCCTGGCGCAGAGCGATTACAACCGGAAAAACCCCTGTTTTCTTTGCTCGCGTCTCCGGCGGAAGCGGATTTTTGAAATCGCCGCGGAAAAAGGATGCAACAAGATCGCCCTGGCGCACCACCGGGACGACATCGTCGAGACGCTGTTGATCAACCTGTTTTACGGCCGTGAAATCAGCACCATGATGCCCGTCCAGTCCGTTTTCGGGGGGAAGATGCACATCATCCGGCCCCTGAGTTTTCTTCGGGAGGGCGTGATCAAAAAATACGCCGCGGAAAGAGGCTTGCCCGTCTTCCAGAATCTCTGTCCCTCAAATGACGATTCAAAGCGGCTTTATGTGAAAAACCTGTTGAACGGGATGGAAAAGGACAACCGGAAGGTCCGGGACAACATCCTTCGGGCGATGACCCATGTCAAGATGGATTATCTTCCCAAAAAATATGTCAAGGCCGCCAAATAGGCGGAACAGAAAAGGATAAAAGTGACGAGGAAGGATTCACCCGTCAAGATCGTCGCCCGGAATAAGATGGCGCGGGTCAATTATGATATTTCCGAGACCTTCGAGGCGGGTATCGTTCTCGTCGGCACCGAGGTGAAGTCTTTGCGTGCAGGCCGGTCAAACCTCAAGGACAGCTACGCCCAGGTCAACAATGAGGAGGTGTTCCTCCACGACCTTCACATCAGTCCCTACACACACGGAAACCGCTACAACCATGATCCGCTCCGGCCGCGCAAGCTTCTGTTGCATAAACGGGAGATCAAGCGGCTCTATGGCCGGACCCGGGAAAAGGGCTTTTCCCTGATCCCAACGAAAATGTACTTCAAAAACGGGAAAATCAAGGTCGAAATCGGTTTGGCCCGAGGCAAAAAACTCTTCGACAAGCGGGAAGACCTCAAGCGCAGGGAGGATCAAAGGGATATCGAACGGCACTTCCGTAAGCGGGAGTAACGCGGATCGTAAATGGTCGGTGAGCGCGGGAGAGACACCGCGTTTCCGCCACCGGGATTAACCACCCCGTCTTAAAACAATCCGGTATCCTTTTCCACCTTTGTCATTGCGACCGAAGGGAGAAATCCTGGCGTAGGCTTTTCACGCGGGATTTTTCGTCGATCATACTCCTTGAAACGACAAGGTTCGGAGCCTGTGCTTTCTGGCTGCGCCTTGACTTTGCCCGAAGAAGGCACTATATTCCGTTTACATGTCAAGGTCTTTCTCAATTTGGGGGCGTCACGGTTTCGACGGGGATAGTTGAAGCTGTAGAAGCGTGCCGAGGTTCCTACAGGCCTCGTTAAACAGGTAGGATAAATATAATCGCAGACAACTACGATTACGCCTTAGCCGCGTAAGACGGCTAACGTTCTCCCGGCTTCGCCTGTCGGGTCGGATGAGGGCGTCAAACAGGCAGGATTGCCGCTTTACCCAGGCCCGGGGGTAAAGGGGTGAAATCTTACGGGCTGGCCTTCCTTACATCCTGACTCTGGGAGGTTTGAAAAGGCGAGATTAAACCAGAGGATACGCACGTAGAAACTGCAGTGGAATATTTTCGGACGCGGGTTCGACTCCCGCCGCCTCCACCAATTAGAAAAGACAGACTCGTCTCTCTGGGGTCATTCTCCGGGGTGACGGGTTTTCTTTTTCCCCTTGTTTCTAAAGGGTTTGTGCCCGTTTCATATCTTTTCAAAGCACCTCTCAGCACCATCGATTCTACCCACCATCCCGCCTTTCATTCTGTGTTTGGCCCCTGATTCTCTGTTTCTTCCGGACGAAGTCCGAAGTTCGTCCGGAAAGCTGCATCCTTGATTGATATGGCTTTGCGGCTGATTGCCATTTTGGGCAGTTGTCTTAGGTCATCGCTCAAGCCCCTGCTCACCAATCCGATTTTTATCTGATTCGGGATTCCCCTTGATTTTTTGGTCGTAATCAGACATATTGTTACCACTTGTGAATAAGTGGAGTCAATTTGTCTGGAGCCAAAGATGCAGAAAAAGCCAGAAGATATTTTCCGTTCATGTGGTGGCCAACTACGAATGAGCGAGGCTATTGAGCGCGGGATCAGCCGTTACATGCTCTATGCTCTTAGGGATAAAGGGGTAATAGAGCAAGTCAGCAGGGGGGTGTACCGCCTGGTGGAACTTCCTCCCATCAGCAATCCCGACCTGGTAAC
The DNA window shown above is from Deltaproteobacteria bacterium and carries:
- a CDS encoding formate dehydrogenase accessory protein FdhE is translated as MAKKLNETLKTIESYKAVNPHYVDLLDILEAILILREAYKKKKHPPVFSVDEALIPQKIKGGLPLVDLSGGQYNLTGPKEYFHSLLTIAEERMPVEAQILLKDLEDGTVVYEDMIRDIIDGCAECEEHGEEHPEREGKGACETSPGDTNEDDEIEESFDLIELFLEESLRPDLELIAEKYGPVVDRSDWLEGYCPICGKEPKIGELREEEERRYLFCNQCGYEWDFVRIKCPFCGNEEQQSLAFFTVEGDDRYRVDVCNECKRYIKIIDFRETKEEANLDVEDIATLHLDMLAYEEGYN
- a CDS encoding endonuclease III, translating into MKDDRIEQAIALLENEARKWEVPIVTQYADDRRSPFAILISTLLSLRTKDEVTEEASERLFLLADSPESMVLLPEEAIIKAIYPVGFYRNKARTILEVCRDLIVRFQSRVPDTIEELLTLKGVGRKTANLVVTLGYGKEGICVDTHVHRISNRLGYVATRTPDETEFALRKKLPRPYWIRYNTLMVAFGRTVCRPVSPFCSRCVIYNDCDRVGVQYSR
- a CDS encoding triose-phosphate isomerase; this encodes MRKPFIAGNWKMHKTIEEAVTFARRLKELAPRCTDRDVLVAPPFTALSAMSETLRGTGVHIAAQNMHEAPRGAFTGEVSAAMLAEAGCDYVIIGHSERRTLFGEDDTRINRKIVAALENGLKVIFCIGETLEEREAGLTTKVVERQIKEGLKALRNDDIRRLVIAYEPVWAIGTGKTATPAQAEEVHAFIRGLMSRLYNEDTANSLPILYGGSVKPDNMAELMAQPNVDGGLIGGASLEFDSFSQMVMFDRLD
- the secG gene encoding preprotein translocase subunit SecG — its product is MRSLFVVLHVVICFILIMVVLLQAGRGASMGAAFGGASQTLFGSTGAGTFLGKMTTVVAVIFMLTTLSLSYFTSEKSSSVVKGYKVPQATEQALPKQGPSPVRGAAPVAPAASDTQVPQTTPVE
- a CDS encoding tRNA 2-thiocytidine(32) synthetase TtcA, which codes for MEKPARSKLFLHLKKWLEKAVMEYGMIAEGDRVLVGVSGGKDSMVLLDLLATPMLFVPSFSLAAVHIDMGFDPAYGCHDALKTHFEERGCDYTIEKSDIGPLAQSDYNRKNPCFLCSRLRRKRIFEIAAEKGCNKIALAHHRDDIVETLLINLFYGREISTMMPVQSVFGGKMHIIRPLSFLREGVIKKYAAERGLPVFQNLCPSNDDSKRLYVKNLLNGMEKDNRKVRDNILRAMTHVKMDYLPKKYVKAAK
- the smpB gene encoding SsrA-binding protein SmpB, producing MTRKDSPVKIVARNKMARVNYDISETFEAGIVLVGTEVKSLRAGRSNLKDSYAQVNNEEVFLHDLHISPYTHGNRYNHDPLRPRKLLLHKREIKRLYGRTREKGFSLIPTKMYFKNGKIKVEIGLARGKKLFDKREDLKRREDQRDIERHFRKRE